The DNA region TACAGGCTAAACAAATGTTATGGCTGCAGGCACTTTATCCCACCTCCGGTGCTAATAGGATTAAGATGTTATTTCTAATATATTACAtagaacaaatttttatttaatggatttttattttttttgtctgaaaaagctttttaaaatatctatattGCTTAAGGAAAAGGTTTTGAAAGCCAATTTATTCACGTGCGCTAAGCATTTTGTTATGGTCAAAGGAGAAGGTACCATGAtacctagctatagctaccaCTTCGTGGTTCCAAGGTCAGTCACATGATTTTCTTTCCAAAAATCCTATCCCCTTTCTATATGTAACAGCTACCAGTTCATCCTTTTTTAATATCATTAAGAAAAACGTTTGGCTTTCGATTTTCTTGAATTGATTCTGCAACGTGTGACGCCCTGGGTCTCCTTACATTGACAATAGTAATAGTAAAATATTTAGGAAGACCAGTTATTTAGCAATTTTTGTATAAGATGTAAGACGAAGgtatttattttgcaaaattttattcATGTTTTATGACCCCTTGAGAATATCTTTAATGTCAGATTTGTTATTGCAAACTTGACATAAGTAAGTTATGGTAGGtgtgaaaacataaaaaatgccaGTTACGTTGTTTAACTGCAAAGTTGAATGTTCCGTTGTATTATGTGTTTATGTATTCCACATATCAGTAACATATAAAAATGTGTTACTTttctaaaagattttaaaattcggACTTATAAATACCTTTTTCATTTGCAATTTATAATGATAGTGATCAGAGTCAATTTGATGAAATGCCACTTGTTGTGTCCCTTCTCTTGTTCTTTCAggtgaaaaactaaaaaaaaatttcagaaaacaTGAATGTATGCATGATTATTTGGTAGGTATAGTTGTTTTTGTATAAGAACTTATTTTCTTATGCTCCTGATTTACATAAGGATAGGAATCTAGGCTTGTAAGAAACAACACTAGAAACTGGCTattctaataaaaaattattgcaatagGCTCCAGTTAGAAGATTTATAATTCATTTTGCTTTTTCAGTTAAAAAGTGTATACCTTAAGAATGACTGGAAGATTTCCCAAATTCAGGCAATGGCCAGTAGCTCAAAGAAGCAAGCTAGTCAAAAGTACTTACGAAACACAAACAGCAGTATATTGAGTACATCAAAAGACAGATATCAAAGAGATAAATATTTTGAATGTGACCCACAAAGAAAACGTTGTAGACACTTGATTGGATCCACAAGTCAAACTTTGCGGTCAGTTCGCGCAAGAAAAGTCAAGAATGTTACGACTGATACCTCCCCTAACGAAAAAAATCACCTGTCAACCAACAGAGCGTTAACTGAAAAAATCTGTCTGCAGGATAGCTTAAAGTTAGAACTCTTAAGGGATGATGTTTGTGATAAAAAGAATTCAAATTGGTTTGAACCAAAAGAAAATTTCTCAACACCAGAATGGAAATGCTTATCAGTGGCTACTGAACTAAAAACAATTgatgtaaaaaagaaagaaaaaagaatctataaaaaaagaactacagacaaaaatatgtataaaacaaaaatacacaaaacTAAAGcacgaaaatcaaaaaaaatccgAAGTGAAGGTGGGAACAGCAAACTAAGCAAGCATCACAACAGAGATAGCGATTCTGTCAGTGTTGAAGTGACGAAAGATGAGTTGTCTTGcagtaaaaattttataaaccaTGACTACCCCAAAAAACTGAAGGAACAGAGTGGTCAgaaaacatattttacaaaCATCAAAGAAAATTTGCAAGGTAGTAAGTATACACCTATCCATGTAGCATCTCAACCAGCAACAAGTAAAAGACCTACCAACGCAGGTTCCGCTGTAGCAGCATTTTACCAGCTTCCTCTATTTCAGCATGTAAGGGAAGAACTGTGTCCTTATGCATCAACAGGTCAGTTCTTGTTTTCTTCAATACTTTGTATATTTTAAAGATCTTCTGAATTGTGGACCTTCCCTTCTGTAggtttaaaatttagaaaacattGTTCCTAATAAAGCTATTGTTTATAagaatttgttatttattaaataatagtaataatcaCTCTGTTAtgttttacaaatattttatgttaattcaAGCCATAGCGTAACAGTCTTTTTCTAAGGAACTTCTAACTTACTTTTAGATGACTTTTGGGTTGGACGTTTCTTATTCCCACAGCATCGCTTTCTACTCAGTGAACTTTTAAAGAGATGTCTTTTGAACCAGCAACAAGAAAGAGTATCCTTAGCTATTCTTGGACTTTGTTTCAATGCTGGTCAGTTACCTGAAATGGTTTGGAAGGTGACACTAAATTAAATTATGTATATCTATGCTCTGGTATTAATTACTTGCGTATTGTTAAGTATTAGGGAAGGAAACAAGTTGCTTGTGGACTTAAATGTCAGTATAttttgattgttgttgtttttgaacaGATATGTTAAAATTCCACACTAAGTAGAGAAAATAACTCCGTTTGAAAGTATACATGGTTAAAAAGAATTATAAACTGTTAGCTTATGAGACATTCTCTGTAACACAAACCACTAGATGCATACTAccttgtttttttagattggttGTTGGTTGCTCAAATCCACCCCGCACGGCCAGCCATTTCTCTCCAACTTTCAAAACTCTATGAAAACATTATGTCACAACCAATGCAGTCCAGAAATATATCTTGACATTGCTAATGACTTGattacaaaaaatcaaaatttatatGAAGCCTACCAAACCCTAACAGCTGTTGTCTCGATAGAACCGTTTTCTAGTGATGCATACTTTAACTTATTTTATGGACAATTAGAATATGCACTTTGGAAAATCGAGACAAGTAAAAAGGATTTGACAATTGCTCGGAAATGGGATGACGATAGTGATAATGAAGATGCTGAAGATGCAGGTGTTTGTTACAATATTTTGAAGTTCAGTGGGGCTATTAATATGCAAGAGCAATCCCTTTTTTTGTCCAGTCAAGACCAGTCTGCAGATGGAGATCTCACTTTTTTTgattaaataattaaaacttgtgagaaaaaattaacttttgggTTTAGAATGCTTAGAATATATtcagtatattttttctttcttaaaagttctatttttttttacaaaatgatttattgggtaaaagcaaattaaattttctataagatataaatatgaaatttgattttttttttctaggcagtcttgttttattttttattatgtaaTATTTCACTTCAGcattaccatagcaacaatGCTTCAAAGCTATTTTTAAAAGCGCtttgcttattttttatttaaaaatttgtgaaaaattattttttgcttgtTCTTTTGTGCGTTAACCCGCTCTttcattaaaataattaaaacctaCATAAAATAAGACTAACAAGTGTGCTAAGTTTTGTCGAGATTCTCAATCAGGAAAGGGGAGTTTCAGATGTTTTggtgaaaaacaaaactgtAGATTTAAGGCtacctgaaaaaaatatttaatttacttttatatccattaaatattttgttgccCATGTATTAAAGTAGAAGTTAGGTAGTCAGGATTTTGATGAAGATTTAGAAACCCTGTTAGCATTGCCATAGCCTCCATTTTTAAATTGAGTTGCAAGTTCTACAATAGTGGGCGATGCTACACTACATATCTTTTACTTCCTTATCTCCACAGCTGACCTACAAGACAACAACTTATCCCGGTCTTCATTTCATGGTCATCGAGCATTGCAGTACCTACGTCACGTGGAAGAACGCATGGGATTGTGGGATACTATATTGCCAAAGTATTTGGAATTAATCGAACATTATGATGGTGTTATGAAGGCTGTTGAAGTTGCTGAAAAACATCTCCAAAATAATCCTGAAAATCCTAACTCTTATAGGTTCGTTTTGTTGCACATTTtaaccaagaaaaaaaatctcaTTCTTTAGTCTGTTTTTGTTAATATCAGGTTGCCAATCACTCTTATATGTGTTTTTAGATTGGTGTATTTGTTGTTGAAAGAAAGCAAAGCAGACGAAGAGTCATTAACACGTGTTTTAAAGTCACTATCTGTAATCGATTCAACCAATGAACTCGTGAAAGAGCTTATCATATACTACCAACGGACAGGTGACTCTATTTTACTGGGAGAAAGTTTTACTGTTTTCTCACTTAAATTTGCTGTCAATTTTACTAAGCAAAAGGCATTTTACTAAAGAAATGGGTGAAAATAGGGTGAGTCCTTATAAATTGAATAAGAATTTTTCACGTAGGTCATGACATAAGTGGTTGAGGAATAAATAAGGCGGAGGTCAAAACGGCGAAATCTCTCTGTTAAGTCAAAATCTCTCCTTTTAGGATGAAATCTCTCTGTTAAGTCAAAATCTCTCCTTTTTAGGATGAAATCTCTCTGTTAAGTCAAAATCTCTCCTTTTTAGGGTGAAATCTCTTTGTAAGGGCAAAATCTCTCTGTTCGGGCGAAATCTCTCTGTTTAGGCGAAATCTCTCTGTTAACTCAAAATCTCTTCTTTTGGGGTGAAATCCCTCTGCTAGGGTGAAGTCTCTGTGTTAGGGCAAAATCTCTGTGTCAGGGCAAAATCTCTCTGTTAGGGCGAAATCTCTCTGTTAGGGCGAAATCTCTCTGTCAGGGCGAAATCCCTCTATTAGGGCGAAATCTCCTGCTAGGATAAAATCTTCTGTTAAGAAAAAAGGCTTTACTCACGGATGTGTACAATGCTTATAAAGCATTTTCATGTTTTAcagattttaaattatatacttGTAATTCTTGTAATTCTGCATTTTCCTGTGAACACTATGATATTGTGGGCTTCAGCTAAGTTTAGACTAAAAAAGGTTGTTTTTTGCGGAGCAGCATTGTATGGTCACTTATGATAAATCGGGAATACAGGGCGTTCTAACGTCAGTGGAAATTATTACTGTTTAAGATTTTCAATCTAACCAAATAATCCAAGAGCTTTTAACAAATTCGGAATGCGTGTTGATTAGGTGAAACGACATTTTTATTGCATGTGTAACGATCTTTGTATAATTTCCGCCCTCTTTCCACTAATTTATGTCCGAGGTTGTAGTTACTGTgacaacaaataaaataattagtacCTGCCACTCACCACATGAACTTTTAACATTGGGCAATATTATAAAAACATCACTTTgttatttaagctttctttGTCTTTAtataacccttttaaaaatcggaataaattttttcaacgtAAAATAATGtgtatatttgtttacattttaccaTAACTTTTGTATctcaacctttttttatttcttcattttttagaaTCCTATTCATGTCTGTTTGACCTTCTCATACAACGTTTGGATCACGTGGCTTGCATTGACAGTTATTTTGACTGGTCCGTTCTTTATAATTTGATAAGGACACAGAAACGAGAGATTCTAACAAAATTCGAAGAACTAAAAAGGTGCGCATATATAGACCTTACAAGTAACACTAGtcaacctgtggaaaaatccacggggttgcccgtcttttatatatcgcatttcgtgtttccgtaacaaacaaacacagacaacggctattattataaagattAACAGTATTTGTGAAATGTTCTCTTCAAATTTTAATAGCTCGTTGCTGAATCGTtgcgataaatattttttttacttatttcagAGATGgtaacaataaatgtagaaaagCATGTCACCTCCCTGTAGTAAAGATATGTAAATAATAAGTTATCAACAATAAAACGTtaaatgcaaaaagaaaaatcaGAGCTATCTGATAGCCCTAAAGGAAAACAAAGAAGCAAGAACGAAAAGAATTAtctaaaatataataacttcttttGAAATCGCTAACATTTTCTGTTGAAATTGTTAGCGATGTGTATTGGATTTCTTAAACAGTCGTGGGTTATAGGGAACAATTTAAAGAGTCAGCGTTAGTGGAACTAATATGACGTATTATGAATGGATAACCGTCAGAAAcgttatatacaaaaaatttgtCTGTATTGATTAGGAATCTCGGatgtaaaaaataacaatgagGTATACCCTCTTTTGAAATCCTATAAGATGGAAATCTGTATAGACTTATACGACTTAttagtgagccataggggccatcgtagaaAGTACCTTAATGAATTTGCGATTCGTTGGAATCAACATCTGTTAGCACAAACAGACATCACAATCAATATTTATTCCCGGATAAAGTAGGGTCAATTGTAAGCAACAAAACGTTCTAGTTTCGCCGAATTGCAATTATAAAATTTAGTGGaaactagataaaaaaaaaagcaaTCTCGTATTACGCTTCTGGGACCGTATAAGAATATAGCCTGAAATTTCGCaaagtttttcccgcgaaaaatcTCATTTTGTAGAAACGTTAATATGCCCCGTAAGAACTTTACTGGGTCCAAAATTTCCTATGCGCAGGACCCGGGGTGTGTCATTTGTTCATAAACAAGATCTggataaattcatatattaagGACCAGATTCAGTCTTGGAAATTTTCGAGcttatggaagagaagtgtttcgcacttggaagagaagtgtttcgaacggaagagaactttgggtatcaaagtagagatgttttttatacagaagagaagtgttttgactaagaagagaagtgtttttattgagaagagaagtgaggcataggggccatcgtacctTTCTGATCAAATCCATAAAGCAGTAGCGTACACATTCAGCAATGAGTGCATCACCTGCATCTAAAAATCCTAAGTCTGCAagttctctaaaaaataacctcCACCAACTTGGTCTGTCTTTTGAAAGTTGTGACGAAAAAGATTCGATTCTTTGATTAGCTGTTGATGTACCAAAAATAAAACTGCCAGTGCCAGCATATTCGTCATTATGCTGAGATCTTAATTCAATCTTAACGGCTTCCAAAATACAGTTTTCAGTACCATCATCAGACCTTATTATGTCACATGGCGAGGGGACCGGTCCCGTGTAATAAACCTCACAAAAGGTTAAAACTACGGACCAATGAtgtaaaattgcggaccagattttagaaatcaagttgtaaagagccacatgcagagaagtgttaagtgcagaagagaagtgtcaaaatactgaaaaaaagtgtcaaaatacagaagataagtgtttcgttatatagaagagaagtgtttttgattTGGAAGAGGGGCCATCGTAGACTTACCTAGGACTTCTCTTCAGTAACATCTTTGATGAGCCTGCTTAGTTAAAAGTTAATAACACGAGCAACTAAATCAGGCTGATCCTGTGCATGGCGACGTGGTTTGGTAAGGCCAATtacaaatgcaaacaaaaaaagacAAATTAAATGCGGTGATTTTTTGACAACTTCCCTTTCGCCTGTAAGAGACATAGTTATCGCAGAACATGATCGATTTCTCTTATCACAACCGTAACTAACCTTTTCTCTCCACGACGTGTCAGGTATCACAACCGTAACTAACCTTTTCTCTCCACGACGTGTCAGGTCGGTGCTCACCAGATGATATTTTAAAGTGAATAATGTTTTATATTTACCCTTCCGTGACACTGTTCAACCATATATGGAGCATTTTTCATgttgtaaaaaatttcttttaaatgcttCTTACAGCCTGACGTAACTACTTAAAATGTGCCATTTTTTTTCAATACGAGCTTGCATGAAAGCACTGAGTGCGAGCTGTATTCTACTGACAAAAACATTAACAATAGATTCGAACATTTTGAATTCCTGTGTGATCTGTTTTACCATAGAGTTAAACGTTCTTACACGCGATTTTGGTAGATGCCTTTTCATCATTGATAATGTGCCGACGCAAAAAGTGCCGACGCcagcaaaaaatgactatgCTCTTTTATGTGACGTGTTACAACCTTATTAAATTTTGCTCATGGATGTTACATAGATTATGCCGcctgtttttctttatttagacTCCGTGTTCGATGGATTAAAGTTCACTTTCCTGTTCCGTTGAATATGACGAACCAAAGGTTAAGTGAGCAAACGTTGAAAATTAAAAGCAAACTTGCAATTGCACTGCATGTAGGTAAGTGAGACAACTTTGAGTGTTTAAAACCAAGTTATTTTGTCATCGACATTAGGTAAGAAATTCTTTCAAGCAAACCTTTTAACAAATTTCCTCAAGGTTTTCTGGTCTTTGCTGGATCGAATGAAACCATTCTCAAAAAAGCGATTGTAattataactttttaaaatgtgaaacaatttttttttgcttcaacAACACTACAATGCACTTTTCATTAAAACAGCTTCCTTTTGAATCAATATCTAAACCATCGGTGGGGTACTTTTTAAACTATGGGACGGGACACTCGACGAAATTGTATGAAGTTTAATGTTGTGTAGTGGTCTCTCTACTTAACGGCGGACACCTGATTTTGTTACACTGCTAGTCGAAGTCTCACAGAAAACTTTCTAAAAAGCGGAAAAGCCATTAGCGGACACTCCAATCAACGGACACATTCTTATATATGAAATGGctatttttgtactttttttctctctttaatTAGCTGACACCTGCAGAAGATTGTGCAACTGCTCTTTGAATTGTTTTCTGTAGAAAGATAAGAAACGAAAAAGCAATGTctttagaattttaattttcgtcGTTTTTTAGATATTCAGAATTACCGTACTCTCAATAAACACCCCCTCTCTTTTATACGCCCCTAGTAAACGCCCACCTAGTGTGATGAAAGGGGGTGGgatgtattaaaaaaaacctttgaGACAACTGGTTAGGATTTGTGGGCAAAATGAGTCGAAACGGTTAGAAAAACgtttttctaatgtttttaaTCCAGATAGGTCCATTGAAGTTTCGCTTGCTTAATTCGAATTTTCCCTGCTTTGTTAACAGGTCAGTAATTACGTGTGCTGACTTGAATTTGCAAGGTTGTAATacactgttttttatttcatttcaaaaCTACCTcttttcaatattattttacgTGATCTTCAAGTAAAATTTTTTAGGCTAATTTTCGATGAGAGAGCATGATCATTGTTTTATTAAGCAAATATTCTAAAATCAGATTTTGTAATATCTGCGCTTTTTAAAGAAATGGTTCTTTTAGAATATTTCGAAGATTGCGTCACTGCGTGGTTGAACTCACGGACATTAAAATATGCATCGAGAGATGCATTATCTTTTGATAAGTGTATCCAGTTAGGGTCATGTGAGGAATCGAGTTTATGTTCTAATTATGACGATCTCAACGTGTCAACACCTGAATTGACGGACATCAGCGACGTTGATGACATTGAGCATGACGGCGATCCTGAGAACTTTTCGTGTAATATGCCGACGTGCGCGAAGCTTACACTTATTGAAACTGTTAATGACAATAATGTCAGTCATTTGACAACTGAGGTATCGTCGTCATCTGAGTCGTGCTCCAGTGACCACTCAACGTCGACAACATTTTTATCCGACTTTGAACCTGCCAAAGCGAGAACGAGATTAGGAAAACACGTACGGTCGAAGAAGACGCAAAAAAAAGTCAATACGAATTATGATACAGTGAGTCTGCCATCTTCTTCATCAAATAGTGATAGCGAGGTATCGTAGGCAAGTCCAGAGAGCGTATTGTAGAGTATATATAATATTCCAATGTTTACTGCCATTTCCTCACCGCTCAATGTCGTCTCTATTTTTCCAAAAACAATACCTGTGGTTTTGTTCATGTCGTCGTGGTGATGAGAGCTTCatcgtaaacaaatatggcgaatTAAATGGAAAGATAAGGAAAGTTTGTTTGCTAGATATATTTTCGCTGCAGTGTCATTATGCTAATGACTGAAAAGGGAATATTAAAAGTAGCTTGCTACATTTTTCTTGCTACATAAATAGTTAGATctgtaatatattttgtttttattatttttataggtattgtttattttttcctgTCATGTTTAGGGAGGATTCAAAGTCTCATTGAAAACGATTTACGGTTTATTGTATGTCCAAGCCTACATCGATTTGATCTctctttgttttcattttttatttaattttgtgtatTAATCTAAAGATGGTTTTATCTGAAGATGGTTTTATCACTACGTAATTGCTAAATTTAGTGTCTCTCCCGCGTGGGTTCTCCTGCGTGGGCGCCCATGGCTTAAGAATAGGGCGCTTATTTTATCATTAGGTAGTTGTAAACACAGCTTTTTTTTGTACAAGCATCTAcgcttttaactttttatgtgaaaacatttataattgTCTTCCCTAACTCGTCGTGAAGAACGccgatattttttttcttgctaaCTTCCCTTTTAAACATCTGTTGCCTCCTTTCCCCTCTGTGCGTCATCACAATTATTTTTCTGGTTTGATGACATAATAAAGTGTTTAAATTTGATgcttattatccgtgttgttcGAATAAGCTTCCCTCTCAGATAAGCGACATTAAAAGAGATGCCCAGCGGAGCGTGTACTGTATCTATTCATTGttatctttattattattt from Hydractinia symbiolongicarpus strain clone_291-10 chromosome 6, HSymV2.1, whole genome shotgun sequence includes:
- the LOC130647921 gene encoding uncharacterized protein LOC130647921, which encodes MHDYLLKSVYLKNDWKISQIQAMASSSKKQASQKYLRNTNSSILSTSKDRYQRDKYFECDPQRKRCRHLIGSTSQTLRSVRARKVKNVTTDTSPNEKNHLSTNRALTEKICLQDSLKLELLRDDVCDKKNSNWFEPKENFSTPEWKCLSVATELKTIDVKKKEKRIYKKRTTDKNMYKTKIHKTKARKSKKIRSEGGNSKLSKHHNRDSDSVSVEVTKDELSCSKNFINHDYPKKLKEQSGQKTYFTNIKENLQGSKYTPIHVASQPATSKRPTNAGSAVAAFYQLPLFQHVREELCPYASTDDFWVGRFLFPQHRFLLSELLKRCLLNQQQERVSLAILGLCFNAGQLPEMVWKIGCWLLKSTPHGQPFLSNFQNSMKTLCHNQCSPEIYLDIANDLITKNQNLYEAYQTLTAVVSIEPFSSDAYFNLFYGQLEYALWKIETSKKDLTIARKWDDDSDNEDAEDAADLQDNNLSRSSFHGHRALQYLRHVEERMGLWDTILPKYLELIEHYDGVMKAVEVAEKHLQNNPENPNSYRLVYLLLKESKADEESLTRVLKSLSVIDSTNELVKELIIYYQRTESYSCLFDLLIQRLDHVACIDSYFDWSVLYNLIRTQKREILTKFEELKRLRVRWIKVHFPVPLNMTNQRLSEQTLKIKSKLAIALHVEYFEDCVTAWLNSRTLKYASRDALSFDKCIQLGSCEESSLCSNYDDLNVSTPELTDISDVDDIEHDGDPENFSCNMPTCAKLTLIETVNDNNVSHLTTEVSSSSESCSSDHSTSTTFLSDFEPAKARTRLGKHVRSKKTQKKVNTNYDTVSLPSSSSNSDSEVS